The DNA region ACCGTGAACGGCACCACCAATATGAGTGTCGCGAACCTCGACGTTCACGCCTTGACGGATTCGGTCGCCGACCAGGCGACCTTGTCGGCACTCACGACGCAGGTCGACACCGCCATCCAGTCGATCACCACGGCGGCCTCGACGCTCGGCGCCACCCAGACCCGCATCAACCTGCAGGCGACCTTCGTTTCGAACCTGTCGGACGCCATCACCACCGGTGTCGGCTCGCTCGTCGATGCGGATATGAACCAGGCCTCGACCAAGCTGCAGGCGCTGCAGACGCAGCAGCAGCTCGGCATCCAATCGCTCGGCATCGCCAACCAGAACAGCCAGCTCATCCTCAAGCCGTTCGGCTGACGCGTGGCGCTCGAGCCGGCGGCGATACTCATTCGCCGCATGGATGAGCGGCACTGATCGGCGGCACATTTTCGGGTCGCACTCTCAGTCAGCGCTATCGGGCCGCGTTCCACGAAGGACGCGGCCCAAGAGTTCCGTGACCCAAAAGTTCCGTGACCCAAGAGTGCCGTGATCCAAGAGTTCCGTGACCCAAGAGTGCCGTAACCTTGGCGCCGCAACCCACGCGCAAGCTTCCTGGCCGAGATTCGCGAGACGGCGCAATTTGCGGCCGCTGCGGGGAGCGGCGAGTGGCATTTCGCGACGGACGACATCGCGCGTCTTCGCGAAACTGGCAGCGACCCTAGGAGCTTAAGAGACATGAGCAGCATATTGACCAATATGTCGGCGATGACGGCGCTCCAGGCGCTTTCGCAGACGCAGAAGGCACTCACCCAGACCCAGACCCAGATCTCGAGCGGCCTGCGGGTGGCCAGCGCGGAGGACAACGCTGCCTATTGGTCGATCGCCACCACCATGCGCTCGGACAAGGACGCCCTCTCCTCAGTGCAGGATTCCTTGAGCCTCGGCGGCTCGACGGTCGGTGTGGCGAACGCCGCCATGAACTCGACGATCAGCGTCATGGACAAGATCAAGTCGGACCTCGTGACCGCCGCCGAGCCCGGCGTCGACCGCAGCAAGATCCAGACCGATATCTCGGCCCTGCAAGGCCAGCTGCAGAGCATCGCCAACTCGGCCTCCTTCAACGGCGAGAACTGGCTCGCGGTGAATTCGGGCATGCCCGGCTACAATGCCACCAAGAGCGTCGTTGCCTCCTTCTCGCGCGACACGACGGGGGCGATCAGCATCGGCACCATCACCGTCAATTCCGCATTGACCAAGCTCTACGATTCCAACAACCAATCGGGTATCCTCGACACGGTGAACGGCACCACCAATATGAGTGTCGCGACGCTCAACGTCGCGGGCCTGACCGATTCGGCCGCCGACCAGACGACCTTGTCGCAGCTCACGACCCAGGTCGACACCGCCATCCAGTCGATCACCAGCGCGGCAGCGACGCTCGGCGCGACGCAGACCCGCATCAACCTGCAGGCGACCTTCGTCTCGAGCCTGTCGGACGCCATCACCAGCGGCGTCGGCTCGCTCGTCGATGCGGATATGAACCAGGCCTCGACCAAGCTGCAGGCGCTGCAGACGCAGCAGC from Rhizobiales bacterium GAS188 includes:
- a CDS encoding flagellin translates to MSSILTNMSAMTALQALSQTQKALTQTQTQISSGLRVASAEDNAAYWSIATTMRSDKDALSSVQDSLSLGGSTVGVANAAMNSTISVMDKIKSDLVTAAEPGVDRSKIQTDISALQGQLQSIANSASFNGENWLAVNSGMPGYNATKSVVASFSRDTTGAISIGTITVNSALTKLYDSNNQSGILDTVNGTTNMSVATLNVAGLTDSAADQTTLSQLTTQVDTAIQSITSAAATLGATQTRINLQATFVSSLSDAITSGVGSLVDADMNQASTKLQALQTQQQLGIQSLSIANQNSQLILKLFGG